The following coding sequences are from one Candidatus Borkfalkia ceftriaxoniphila window:
- a CDS encoding flavodoxin, which produces MPKIITVYYSRKGENYWNGSIQNLKKGNTEIVAEFVQKNVGGDLFEVETVKEYAKDYYACCDEAQKELHANARPELKLYPAALDGYDVIFVGYPNWWGTMPMPMFSLLEKYDLKGKKIVPFCTNEGSGMGSSERDLVKVCKGATVMRGLSVRGTKAAESEKQVAEWAKRSI; this is translated from the coding sequence ATGCCGAAAATTATAACCGTTTACTATTCGCGCAAAGGCGAAAATTATTGGAACGGAAGCATTCAAAATTTGAAGAAAGGCAACACGGAAATCGTTGCGGAATTTGTTCAAAAAAACGTCGGCGGCGATCTGTTCGAGGTGGAAACCGTAAAAGAATACGCCAAGGACTATTATGCCTGTTGCGATGAAGCGCAAAAGGAACTTCACGCGAACGCCCGCCCCGAACTCAAACTTTATCCCGCCGCGTTGGACGGATACGACGTTATCTTCGTTGGTTATCCGAATTGGTGGGGGACTATGCCCATGCCGATGTTTTCCTTGCTCGAAAAATACGACTTGAAAGGTAAAAAGATCGTGCCGTTCTGCACCAACGAGGGCAGCGGTATGGGATCGAGCGAACGCGACCTTGTTAAAGTCTGCAAGGGAGCGACCGTGATGCGTGGACTTTCCGTTCGCGGCACAAAAGCGGCTGAATCCGAAAAACAAGTCGCGGAATGGGCGAAAAGGAGTATTTAA
- a CDS encoding aldo/keto reductase has product MEYVTLSNGVRMPQLGYGVYQVSKDECERCVLDALKVGYRHIDTAQSYFNEEEVGTAIAKSGILREEIFLTSKVWVEHYGYEQTKASVYESLRKLKTDYIDLMLLHQPFGDYYGAWRALEELYGEGKLRSIGISNFYPDRMVDLCSFSRIRPMVNQVETHPHNQQTEAQKWMQKYGVQIEAWAPFGEGRGGLFTDGTIAKIAAKYERTVAQIILRWELQRGIVVIPKSVHIERMIENFNVFDFALSDEEMAIMATLDKKQSSFFSHTDPNMVEWFVQMVEQRKSNHDHSKDKKKW; this is encoded by the coding sequence ATGGAATATGTAACTTTATCGAATGGCGTGAGGATGCCGCAACTCGGCTACGGCGTGTATCAGGTATCGAAAGACGAATGCGAACGCTGCGTTCTCGACGCGCTCAAAGTCGGATACCGTCATATCGACACGGCACAGAGTTATTTCAACGAAGAAGAAGTCGGCACCGCTATCGCGAAATCGGGCATTCTGCGCGAAGAAATTTTTTTGACGAGCAAGGTCTGGGTGGAACATTACGGCTATGAACAGACGAAAGCGTCCGTATACGAATCGCTGCGCAAACTCAAAACCGATTATATCGACCTTATGCTCCTGCACCAACCCTTCGGCGACTATTACGGTGCATGGCGCGCTCTGGAAGAATTGTACGGAGAAGGGAAATTAAGATCTATCGGCATATCCAACTTTTATCCAGACAGAATGGTTGATCTATGTTCGTTCAGCCGAATTCGTCCGATGGTGAACCAAGTGGAAACGCATCCGCACAATCAGCAGACAGAAGCACAGAAATGGATGCAGAAATACGGCGTGCAGATAGAAGCATGGGCGCCGTTCGGAGAAGGTCGCGGCGGACTGTTCACCGACGGGACGATTGCAAAAATCGCCGCAAAGTACGAAAGAACGGTTGCGCAGATCATTTTGCGCTGGGAATTACAGCGCGGCATCGTAGTGATTCCAAAGTCTGTTCATATCGAAAGGATGATAGAAAATTTTAACGTATTCGATTTTGCCCTTTCCGACGAAGAAATGGCGATTATGGCAACTCTTGATAAAAAACAAAGTTCGTTTTTTTCTCACACCGACCCCAATATGGTGGAATGGTTTGTGCAGATGGTTGAACAACGAAAGAGCAATCACGATCACAGCAAAGATAAAAAGAAGTGGTAA
- a CDS encoding flavodoxin, with the protein MKKTFILILLAFCLVFAFTFTACNDNGENTVPGDGNSRPSETSNILIVYFSATNNTERIAGYIADATNGVTFELSPVNPYTSADLNYSDRNSRVYREYENENLRNIELVSAIVNNWDSYKTVFVGYPIWWGIAAWPINNFIKNNDFTGKTIIPFATSASSGLGQSGALLAQMAGTGNWQEGMRFSSGASRSTVTEWVNTLNLIA; encoded by the coding sequence ATGAAAAAAACATTTATCTTAATTTTATTGGCGTTCTGCCTGGTATTCGCTTTTACGTTTACCGCATGCAACGATAACGGCGAGAACACGGTACCCGGTGACGGTAATTCGAGACCGTCCGAAACGTCGAATATTTTAATCGTATATTTTTCAGCAACCAACAATACCGAAAGGATAGCCGGATACATTGCAGATGCGACGAACGGCGTTACGTTTGAATTATCGCCCGTAAATCCGTATACAAGCGCCGATTTGAATTATTCCGATCGTAATAGCCGAGTTTATCGCGAATATGAGAACGAAAATTTAAGGAACATCGAATTGGTATCTGCAATCGTAAATAATTGGGATAGTTACAAAACGGTGTTCGTCGGCTACCCTATTTGGTGGGGAATTGCGGCGTGGCCCATAAATAACTTTATAAAAAATAACGACTTTACGGGAAAAACCATAATTCCGTTTGCGACGTCTGCAAGTTCGGGATTGGGACAGAGCGGAGCGTTGCTTGCTCAAATGGCAGGTACGGGAAATTGGCAAGAGGGAATGCGCTTTTCTTCGGGCGCATCCCGTTCAACCGTAACCGAGTGGGTAAACACTCTTAATTTAATCGCTTAA